AGCGCCTGCACAACTCGTgattgaatataatattattatttcgaTTCTTTCTTTTCGCAATTAATTAGTGTGGAGAACGCGTCATCCACGTACACGTCCACGTCGCTTACATGATTAAAGAACTATTCAATTTGTGTCAATACTCATCATGTATTCCAACTATTTGTTGTTATTGGAAATCGTCAAAGGAATGGAGGAAATGGTAGAAAACTCgataatatctattaaataGAGATTAGGTTgatattgaattttatttacagAATGATATTCTAACACTCAACTATCCATCAAAAATGAAAACGAACACGTGAGATTTTAGgttgaccatatatatatatatatgaaaaagtaGCCGTTGCATGAACACTCCATCTGGATTGAACCGGCAGTTATCGATCCAGTTTGATCTAGTTAGTCCATTCGATCcagtctaattattttttttttttttaattaaattaagaaaaaattatttaaattactaaattacaatattaagtgaattattaatatagattgtgtaactaacttattaaaaaaatattttatatgatcaataacaataaattagataaaaattatatcgttaacttatataattactatatacaaataatatattaaattattaaaatatttttaaagtccAGTCCAGTCCAAAATTTGTAAACAAGTAATCAAACTTCAAATATTTGATGATCTagtgcttaattaattaattattattaatatttgatattgccttttaaatatatatatatatatatatatctaagagAGAGCTAGCATATGTCCTTTtcttagtaaaaaaaaaaaatcgtcgcCAGTCTTTCTGATTCTTCCGGATTGTGGATTGTTCAATAAAGTCACGTCCCCAAAAACGTGCCTCATGATCCTTtgacattagtaatactaatttaGTATATCTATAGCTCATCGATGATCTTCTGGTTGAGCGTTAAAGCTGCagaagttttaatatatatatataatatacaaggACTACTTGTAGCTTGAATTTTCAGAAAAGCTTTGCTAGCtattatatacatacatgcaAGTGGGTGTGTAATTAAACACATACACTACTAATTGGTGCGAGACACATCAACTTTGTGTGTTGAATGTGTCAATAAAAGGActtacaaatagatttttctttctcaaaactCTTACGCTGTGGCTTTAATTGTTCTCTTACTTGTGAGTACTTGGACATGATCGtcaaattagattttaaaatttataatcttataaattgtcaaaatatttaaattgacCCCTTACGTgtcaaacaaattaaagtcGTACGTTCAAAATCTTATGTTACTAGGAGTTTCATGTTTCATGTTCCATGATGCTTTTCCTCTTTAATTATATTTCTTGTAGATTTAAGAAATAAAGTGTTaattattcttataatttttatttacataataaTAATTGTGACGTGTTAGTTATTAATATACTaaagattatgaaatttaaaatttaaaaataaactttgaattttaaatgaaaagtgaaaacacGTATCACTACTTAAATCTTCTTGAAATTATTTGCGACCGAATCGTACACTTATGCTTTTGGTTATAGGCCAGTCAAGATGtttctatatattattcaaTGAAACCTGGACAGATTGCTATATAATGAAGAGAGAGATTCTTTTTAAGTGTTCAAAGGGAACAAGAGATCGGGAGAATCATGCACTGCCATAAAATGAATAAAGGAAGTCAGAATACACACAATTGCTTTAATGCATGCATCCAGAAACAGGCGACGAAGGTTgacttaaaaacaaaaacaatggaTACACGCACagccataaaaacaaaacattgaaATTCAAAGGGCAAGGATTCCAATTTCCAAGCAGCAGCCGAAATTTTGGGCCGTGGAAAAAGCACCAGAGAATTCAAACAAGCACGGTATTTGAAGTATAAGAGAAGGTAGAACAGCGACTAGTGATattcttaaataaaattacTATACGATATgcttaaaataatagaaaaatggtAACATATTTTAATTGAGCAACTGTCACACCaagcaatatataaataaagatgataaaatttaaaataaataatatttttactcgaaataataattaatattggtAAAGTATTGTCTGTGTAAGAGAGAGACTCCTATCCAGTTGTATATATCCACTGGTGTATAGGTCGCACAAATAAGCCAAATTAAAAGTAACCCACATGATGTAATTAATGCCGGCATTGACTCGACTAGTAAGAGAGCTAATTCATTCAAGAATTAGTAGAAAGCAATAGCTAGAGGCGAATCATTGTCTCCGTATGAACTCATGACTCGGACATATATAAAAGTTGTACTTTTGACCATCTAGTTTGATTTTATACgttattttaatcattataattttttaaaaattttatataaaatataataaataatttaattttttttaattttaaaataaaaactatattaaagaattatattctaataatattttatttaatttttaactttttatctcatttcatctcatctatataaacaaataaagcTTGAAGGAGTATCTCCTTTAACTCTTTCTCATGAAACTAGCTAACTGATTAACCATCGCCCCGATCCATTCATGATGTTATTCTATATATGTATCATTAACTTGAcccatatatagatatatatatatatatatatttttactagttACATTGtaagaatttaattaaagaatcatataataaaatatcatttattagtgattaatgtacaacatcttatataatgagatgaaaatataataaatgtagtatatagaattttctatatattttattagactCGATCAAAGCATAAATTGCATGTTTATGCGCCGTAGAGATTTTCTAGCTTGCTGTGCAGATATGTTTGTTGAGAACGTGTCAAAGAAAGGAAATGGAAAACCCTAGCAATCTTGTGATCATTAAGTCGAACATTGCATTAGTAGATCAACTACTGGCGCCGTAGAGATTTCCAGTCTAATTTTCACAAAACAATTAAATCAAGCCTCCGGTCCACATAATATTCCTAATCAGGGGGCCGGGATCCCGATTTCTTTTTTTGACTCCGATGGATCGGGAAATTAATGGTTTGCATGCATTGGGTTGCGCGTTGATCTGTAGTGTTGTGGGGCTCGATCTTGAAATTTCTGATCTGCTGATTAATGATCGACCATCACATGCACCAATAAATTAgtatacaaattatatatagcgGTGAAAAAGGACTCGTTAATTTGTCTGATTGGCTCCGTTTGCTGCGCTAGCTGCGTCACAGTTTTAATTACGTTAAATTTAAGCGCGCGGGGCTTGCATGATTGACGTTTTTGATCtccagctagctagcttattattttaagatgactttttcttcttttcttttttcttttttggaactTTCTCATGGCAAGATCGATTCTAAACAtaacaaaaggaagaaaaaaagaaaaccaattccttaattaattaaggatACTAATTGATCATGATCTCTTTTTCGGCCAATTAAACAAGAATTACGACATATCTTATTACTAAGATATTGATATATGCATAGCGAGGCGCCGACTCCGAGGGCCGGAATTAGAAACGTCGTGTAattggaagaaaacaaaaaggagttagtttgaaagttattttcatgaaattgtttttttaaaagagaaatattttagaagacCATATAATCATTAATGCTAAATATTGACTAAGTTTATAAAGAGATCGAGCAAGGCTCAAGAATTTATAGGAAAGGAGAATGTGATGAAAGAGAACCAAACGCATTTAAATGGGATCTGCGGTGTACATTTGATTTGGCCGTAGTCCACAACGGAACCTTTGACTGCCACCAAACGCAAGCTGCATGCCTTGGAATGAATTATTGGTTAGATTAATTGTCTTCTTAGACAACATGACTAGCTAGCAGGAACGACCGgtctcatatataaatatatatatatatatatatatacatatatgtatatatgtatatatataaccctctctctctccatatatttttaatgaattagcCGCATTCTCTTACCAGTACTGCAACCAAAACAATCGTTGCGATTCCACACTTGGTTTCTTTGAagttatatatcatatatagatCTATAGCATCCTATACGCGGGTTGCTAATTTCATGGATGACATCGAAGTTCCTCAATATTTCATCTGCCCTATATCCCTCCAAATCATGAAAGACCCAGTGACAGTCATAACAGGCATCACCTACGATCGGGAAAGCATTGAACACTGGCTATTCACAAGCAAGAACATTACAACATGTCCGGTCAGCAAGCAGCCCTTGCCAAAAGACTCCGATTTAACACCAAATCACATGCTACGCCGCCTCATCCAGGCTTGGTGCACCCAGAATGCTTCCCATGGCGTCGATCGGATTCCCACACCCAAACCACCTCTCGACAGGTTTCAAGTCCTCAAACTCATCAAACATCTTTGGCTACCTCAGTTCCAACTGAAAACTATTGGGCAATTGGAGTTGCTAGCAGCTGAAAGTGAAAGGAATAGGAATCATATGGTGGAAGCCGGTGTTCCTAGAGCCATGCTGTCGTTTATTGGGATGTGTTTCAAGAAAGGCCAAACGGATGGTCTTGAGGAGGCCCTTAGTGTACTTAAATTTATCCCGATTCCTTCGGCCGAAATAAAGCAAGTTCTTGTGGAGAACGATCATATCATCGATTCCTTGACGTGGGTTCTTCGTTGCGAGATGAAAAACCAGATCACGGTGAAATCCCATGCGATGATAGTGTTGAAAACAATCACCAAAGCTGCGGGCTCGCGTGTACTAGAAAGATTAGAACCAGAATTCTTCAAGACGATTGTAAGGGTTTTAAGGTGTGGGATCACTCAACAAGGAATTAATGCAGCTTTGCATGTGCTCTTAGAAACTTGTCCTTGGCAtagaaatcaaataataatggttGAAGCAGGCACAGTTTTTGAGCTCATTGAGCTTGAATTGGGATTTCCTGAAAACAGAACCACAGAGCTTATTTTTGGGGTATTATTTCATCTATGTTCTCTTGCCGAAGGGAGAGCTCGGTTTCTGAATCATAGAGGAAGCATTGCCGTGGTCTCGAAAAGGATCTTGAGCGTTTCACCGGCAGCCGATGATCGAGCGGTGCTGATCCTTACAATGATATGTAAGTTCTCTGGGACACATATGGTGATCCAGGAGATGTTAAAGGTTGGGGCTGTGTCAAAGCTTTGTTCATTGCTCCAAGTTGACTGTGGCACATATTTGAAAGACAGAGTAAAAGAGATCCTCAGGTTGCATTCCAAGGAGTGGAAGGATTCTCCTTGCATTGGTGTTTCCCAGGACCAATATCTTAGGTGAAATGCAGTCAATCGATCACCTTCTTTATATTTTGTGCTTTTATTCGGTTAGAAATATTTTAGCTACaaaagatttttataaaaataaatttacaaattaaggtaatttgatataatatataaatcaaattgtaaaattatttctataataaattaaatctaacgGATCACCTGAAATTATAAgtaatttgtgagtttattttattttaaaagtctCATTGTAGTTATACACATatctttttcttaatatatattttttatcttgttaTATATGATCCACCAATATATCATTTTGCAAGGcaaacgatatatatatatataattacttgacCCCCGATTTGCATGTGATTAATGTGATGATCTTGATCATTCTTGTGCACCTTTGTAAAATGTATTTGGAGAAGAGAAGAATCTGGATAATGCGAGTCCTTTTGCTTGTTTTGATTTTGGAACAATACTTGATCAGGCATTGTTCATGATATCATGTatagaaaattattaattttgtatgAGGTTTACTAAAGACACAAAAAGATCTTTAGTAACATTATCATTATGTcacgtgtatttttttttttctctttttttctcgaATCTCCCATTCTCCCAGTGTCTCTCCACTCTTGCCCGTGCTTCGCCGCCGTTGCCGTCGAACCTTTCTCACCCTTCACCGACAATGCTGTTGCACCCCTCACCTTCTTTGCCACTCGCCGACATCGCCCTTCACCCGGCCCTCGCCTTCTTCATGTCGTCGCCTCCATCTCGATCTAGCTGAGAGGGTAGGGAGAGGTTGGGCAAGGTAGAGGGAAAGGGGGAGGAAGTTGGGAGCGGCACCAGGCTGCCAGATCGAAGAAAGGATTTGAAACTTTTATCTCTTAATTTAATTGGTAGAACAAAGAAAACTGAAAGCaaaatgttatttataattGGGAGGAATAACACACGCTCAAGGGTCCATGTCTTTCCAGGAAAACTCGGATTTTTTTGGCTCCCGGCCACAGGTGTACGTTCTCAACTATTTAATAAGAAGTAGTACTCCTCCATTAACGCCAATTATTTCAAGAACCACGCACCAAATGATATCTCGATCGGCGCTTGTCTCCACTCTTTACGACGACCTGACTGATCATGATCGTTCTTATATTATAAGTTGTTAGCATTATGAAAAAACTTTGCCCGGCCGAACTGGCTAGCTATATGATCTGAACAAGAcaataataaagtaaaaacGGTGCCGCCTTCATCGTGTTTATATAGGAAAGTTCTATTCATTTGCTTAGCTATTTTctaagaaattatttataaggAAGTACTCCGCCATAAACAAGTCATGAATACGGTACGTACGTGCACAGAAACGTACTTGATTATTAATCCAACTACTACCAGCGAAAGTGCATGCGGCAGCTAGTAGGAAGGAATTGATAGACCATATTCGTCTAGGAGATCAATCAAACGTAATAATGAATTTTCACAGCATATATCTAAATTTTTTAGGGAATTTAATTTGGAATTTAAtcgagaatttaaaaaaaaaaaaaaagtaattaaccAAAGGCAACTATACACTCAGGAATAGGATCATCATCATTGGTGCTTGGTGAAGCCGATAAACCCAGCTTTTTCTCGGGCCCAACTTTAAGGCTTCGATATGATGGGCCGGTTTTGTACTCAGTCTTCGAAGAAACTtgggatttttttaaatatatttaaagaactaataataaaaaaaggaagaCCAGTGAATATTTATGATCTCATCGATTAGATAATATCAGTGGTAAAGGTTCCGAATGCTGTGGAGCCCGAGAGGACTTCATGAATATATCACGTGGAATTCATGCCTAAATTAACGAGGCGGCCGAACGTTATTTTGTTAAAGGCGCGCAGTAGATTTTCTAAAGAATTAGGCCCGTTGCCACTTGCCAAGtacttttaattatatatagtatatgtgcACTAACTAAAATTGGTATATATGTctaattactaatataattgatACTGCTTTCTTTCCCAATCAACTCATGAACGTGACAAAATTAAGATGAACTTGGAGTTATAATAATATTGATGCAAGGTACATGAGTCAAAATGAGTTAATATTGTCGTCAGAGCCATCATTTTAATTTCCATCATGCCCACCATAGGTTTTCATGATCGGTCATAGTTCTGTTGTTTTTTGCTCATTGgtttagtcccacaccggtggaAAATAACAAAGGGACAGGTTTTTatggttataaataagaggcttagcctcttagtttaagtgtacCAGTTGAaaacttatctagtaacttttgactttagttaaattcctctattagcctTTTATTAAaagggaagaggtgtaaagttaaagttttactagtggggtagcttgataggtgtggtgaggagaaaaattgtgtaattgtaacaatttttcacatagtgaattttcttctctgggtctggtggtttttctcttattttggagtttccacgtaaatttcttgtgttgttattatttctctatttttcttgttattcctgcaaatggtagatcctagggggggtgaatttggaggtccaaattcccaacaattggtatcaaagccactaagttctttttgtggggtggagctttgatgtggtagtgtggatacgtacaatTTAAGGAGGTTCtatctaggagattggaaattttaagtgtgtccattgtgaccctccaatctttcctgagaactgacttagtgagatactattcatttctacagtaaattcatcagagcaatgtcaggaagtaggccttcaaatcttgtaaaatttgaggcggagaaatttgatgggagaatcaattttggcttgtagcaagtacaagtcaaggatgtcttgattcaatcaagATTACACAAGAcattgaagggcagaccaacacCTGAAGTCAGCACTAGTACTAGTGTGACTAATGAAATGAAcagatctaaaatgagcgatgaaAATTGGGAGGATTTagatttgagaacagcaagtgcgatacgtcTGTGCCTGGCCAAAAATATTCTTGAAAATGTGCACGGAATATCTACGGCAAATGAACTttgggaaaaacttgaagagttgtatcagacgaaTGGCAtctcaaatcgtgtgtacctgaaagagcagtttcatacactgcggatgagtgaaggtacaactatttcagatcatttaagcgtTCTCAATGACATTGTCGCTGAActagaagctattggagttaaaattgatgatgatgatcaagccttgagactcatttggtctcttccaccttcttATGAACACATGAAACCTATCTTGATAAATGagaatgagaaaataattttttcagaagttaccaataaaatcttttctgaagagagaagactaagtagtggaagtaatgttccacttgaaaacttagtaatggtagcagctggaaatgagaggatgaagaactccatgaagaagaaagtaatCTGCTGAgagtgtggacaatctgggcacgtcaagaaaaattgtccaaaagttagagcaggttcggcaagtggctccaagtcagtaaatgaagatactgatattgatgctaatattgtctctatctccatggaagattttgatctttaaaaacaaacatgtacatcctcatggcatgccgctaattttcaaagttgtcatgatagaggatgtgttaatattagcgggtccacaagtttgcacacaagcattggtttggcattgatgcagggtgtgtggtggaaattaataccgatggctgatgaacttctaGGAAAGCCAAACGtgaaagttacaccataattttcagcaaggttgttttcaacatgggccgaagtgaaatgcttgtaattggtttattctgagtgggtatgct
This genomic interval from Carya illinoinensis cultivar Pawnee chromosome 10, C.illinoinensisPawnee_v1, whole genome shotgun sequence contains the following:
- the LOC122278877 gene encoding E3 ubiquitin-protein ligase PUB24-like, whose product is MDDIEVPQYFICPISLQIMKDPVTVITGITYDRESIEHWLFTSKNITTCPVSKQPLPKDSDLTPNHMLRRLIQAWCTQNASHGVDRIPTPKPPLDRFQVLKLIKHLWLPQFQLKTIGQLELLAAESERNRNHMVEAGVPRAMLSFIGMCFKKGQTDGLEEALSVLKFIPIPSAEIKQVLVENDHIIDSLTWVLRCEMKNQITVKSHAMIVLKTITKAAGSRVLERLEPEFFKTIVRVLRCGITQQGINAALHVLLETCPWHRNQIIMVEAGTVFELIELELGFPENRTTELIFGVLFHLCSLAEGRARFLNHRGSIAVVSKRILSVSPAADDRAVLILTMICKFSGTHMVIQEMLKVGAVSKLCSLLQVDCGTYLKDRVKEILRLHSKEWKDSPCIGVSQDQYLSVSPLLPVLRRRCRRTFLTLHRQCCCTPHLLCHSPTSPFTRPSPSSCRRLHLDLAERVGRGWAR